In Thermococcus gorgonarius, the genomic window ATCTTAAGTTCCTCGTCGCCCTCCATCGGGATTAAGCCTTTGTCTATGAGGTAGCGCTTCGCGAAGGGGATGTCGTACTCGTAGATGTCCACAACGGCAGGATGCTCCTTTATCTTGTCCCTGATTGCGGGAACGTCCTGGGGGTGAGTGAAGTAGAGCTTCCAGACCTCTATCGGCCTGCCTAGGAACTTCTTCTTCACTTTCTCGGCCCTGACAACCCTAACGGTAGTGCCGTGCCTCTCGGCAGTTATCTTCTTGACGTCCTCAATCGCAGAGTCGTCCTTCAAGAGCGCGTAGATGTATGGCTCAAAGTTTCTGTCGTAGTCTATTTTGAACTCGCCGTTCTCCTTCTTGAAGATCCTGATGACGGGCTTTCCATCCTCAGTTATGTAGTCTGTATCGAGGATCATAACTCACCACCCATAATCCTGTAAAACAATTCTGGGCGTATCCTAAACCCGACCGAACGCAGAGCATTAAATAGCTCGTCGTCAGTCTCCTTCAAAAGACCGGCATCCTTAAGAAGCCTCAGAACTGCCACCGTGCCAATGACACTGAGTCCCTCCAATCTTGCCGCTTTGCGGGCCTTTAAATCGTCCAGTATGACAAAAGCTCCGAGTTCCTTGGCGAGTGCTATTGCCTCCAGTTCTCCACGGTGGAGCCCTGAATAGCCGGGCAGAGCCTCTCTGGAGGGAGAAGCTATCTTAACCTCCCCTGACTTCAGCAATTTTGAGAGAACCGAACTAACTTCGTCTTCTTTGGCGTTGATCTCTTCAACAACAGCCTCTGGAACAAAAACTTCGCCGAAGAGTCTAACCGCGTGCTTTAGGTATCCGAGCTTTGCGAGGGCTATGACGGGAGAAGAGTTAAAGACGACCTTCACGTTTCAACTCCTCCCTAATCTCCTTCAGCTTTGAGAGTTCAAGCTCGGCTTCTTCTTCGTCAAGGAGCGAATATTCAACGCCCAGCTTGTCAAGGAGAAATGAAAGCTCTTCGAGTTTCATGTCCAAGAGTTCTGCGGCCTTCTCAAGAGTTATTTGGTGACTTACGAGCAGGCCTATCACTTTTAAGAACCGCTCCTTTTCCTCGTAATCTTTGAAGAGGGGAAAGTTGAACACCAGCCGGTTAACTTCTTCCATGCCCTTCACCAGTGGGTATTAGGCAAAGGGGCTAATAAACCTCACCACCACCTTTTTAAACCTCCTCCCTAATTCCCGCCCATGGAGCTGTTTTACCGAGTGAGCTTTCAGGAAGTGGTGGCGGACGCGCTGATGCTCGTTGAGGAGCGCGAGCTGTCTTCCAAGCACGCGCTTGAGAGGGTCTTTAAGCGAGTGGCCGGAAAGGACCGTGAGAAGGCGAGGGGTTTGGCACATGCATACGTCTTCGAGATAGAGAAGTGGCGGGCAAAGATAGACTTCATAATCAACTCGGTTTTGAAAGGCTCAACCGTTGAAGACCTCGATCCCTATCTGGCAAACCTCCTCCGCATAGGGACTTTTGAGATACACTTCCGGAAGGTTCCTCCCGCGATAGCTACCGACTCAATAATCCGCGTGGTTAAAGAAAAGTTCGATTTCTCCCGCGCCAAATTCGTCAACGCGCTGATGCACTCGATAGAGAAGTTCGACGTCGAAAAGGCCCTAAAGAGGCTCAAGGAGAAGGACAGGATAGAGTGGTTGAGCGTTCGCTTCTCCCACCCGCGCTGGTACGTGGAGTATGTTATCGACCTTTTTGGCTACGACGAAGCGGTAAGGCTTCTCCTCAGCAACAACAAACCTCAGCGCTACTACGTAAGGGCTAACACGTTGAAGACAGATGTTGACTCGCTGAGGGACTACCTTGAGGAAAACGGCGTTAGGACTGCCTTAACTCCGGTTCCTGACGTGTTGAAAGTCCTCGAGTATAAAACGCCGGTCACGAGGCTCGACTGGTACAAACAAGGGAAGTTCGTAATTCAGGATTTGGCCTCAGCATATGTCGCCCACGTCCTAAATCCGGAGCCGGGCGAGAGGGTTCTCGATTTGGCAGCGGCCCCCGGCTCGAAGACATTCCACGCGGCGGCTCTGATGGAGAACAGGGGCGAAATCGTCGCGGTTGACTACTCCTACGACAGACTGATGAGAATGAAGGAGAAGATGAAGCTTTTGGGTATTAAAAACGTCAAACTGGTTCACGCCGACGGCCAGAGCTTCAGGGACAAAGACAAGTTCGACAAAATAATCCTCGACGCGCCGTGTTCAAGCTCCGGGACCTACCGCCAGTTCCCCGAGGTGAAGTGGCGCTTCGACGGGGAGAAGATTAAGCGCATAATCAGTGTGCAGAGGAACATGCTCCGCAACGCCTACGAGAACCTCCGCGACGGCGGCAAGATGACCTACTCGACCTGCTCAATTAGAATCGATGAGGACGAGGAGAACGTGCTCTTCGCGGTAAACCGGGTTGGGCTGGAGCTTATCCCCTATGACTTCAGCTGGGGAGACAGGGGCTCCCTTGAGATTGGAGACAAGGTCTTCCGCGCCTGGACTCACAGGCACGACTGCAACAGCTTCTTCATTG contains:
- a CDS encoding DUF3368 domain-containing protein — translated: MKVVFNSSPVIALAKLGYLKHAVRLFGEVFVPEAVVEEINAKEDEVSSVLSKLLKSGEVKIASPSREALPGYSGLHRGELEAIALAKELGAFVILDDLKARKAARLEGLSVIGTVAVLRLLKDAGLLKETDDELFNALRSVGFRIRPELFYRIMGGEL
- a CDS encoding RsmB/NOP family class I SAM-dependent RNA methyltransferase, which codes for MELFYRVSFQEVVADALMLVEERELSSKHALERVFKRVAGKDREKARGLAHAYVFEIEKWRAKIDFIINSVLKGSTVEDLDPYLANLLRIGTFEIHFRKVPPAIATDSIIRVVKEKFDFSRAKFVNALMHSIEKFDVEKALKRLKEKDRIEWLSVRFSHPRWYVEYVIDLFGYDEAVRLLLSNNKPQRYYVRANTLKTDVDSLRDYLEENGVRTALTPVPDVLKVLEYKTPVTRLDWYKQGKFVIQDLASAYVAHVLNPEPGERVLDLAAAPGSKTFHAAALMENRGEIVAVDYSYDRLMRMKEKMKLLGIKNVKLVHADGQSFRDKDKFDKIILDAPCSSSGTYRQFPEVKWRFDGEKIKRIISVQRNMLRNAYENLRDGGKMTYSTCSIRIDEDEENVLFAVNRVGLELIPYDFSWGDRGSLEIGDKVFRAWTHRHDCNSFFIAKLGRG